The Methanobacterium sp. genome includes the window TGCCTGGAAAAATGAGCTTGAAATGGCTAAAGCCAGAAGATGTTTTGACTGGGAAAAACAGTTTGAACTGGCATTTGATCATGAAACACCACGCAAATACAGGGAAAGTAAAGCCATTCCCCGCGATATGTGCACCATGTGCGGCGAATTCTGCGCTTTAAGGATTGTAAGGGATAATTTGAGTTAAAATCCCTTATTTAAACACTATTTAGTCTATTTAAAGTCCAATTTTATAAAAAAGAAAATTTAAGCTGCAATTTCTATTTTATCAAATTATTATTGGTATTTTCTTCTTTTAGGACTTTCTTTCAATTCATAAACTTTCTTCATGTTTATTTATATCAGTTATCACCTGTAAAATACGTTGTTTTTATTACACATATGTAAATTTATCTCTATACCAATTCAGTCAATTAAAGCAAAAAATTTACTTCGTTATAGGGAACTATAACGAAGTTCATGATCTAACTTTAATGATTAAGACCCAAAGGTAGTTTAACGAAGTATTCTCTTTTTGATATCCAGATTCTAAAAGAGAATTATATTCATTTTCTCCTTAAATCACTTTATATTATTAATACTAAGTTATATGTTAGTAAAATTACTAAATAACAATATAAATGGTTTGTTAGATATATAAAGAAATACTGGAGCATTTGATTAAAACTGGATGTTTTAATAACCCTGATGTAAACAGATTAATATTTGTAGATATAAATCATTAATAGGATATAAAAAAATGTGTTAAATAACAGGGGATTAGCATGATTTTGGAGGAAGAACTGGAAAAAATGAGGGATGAAAAAGATATTAAAGGTTTAATCAGAGCTTTAAATGATGATGATCCTAAATCCCGAGAAAATGCAGCATATATTCTGGCAGATTTGGGTGATAAAAGTGCTGTTGATGCTTTATTGGGTGTTTTAAACGATGATAGCTGGCCTGTCCGTAAGGCTGCATCACTTGCTCTTGGAAGGATTAGAGATGAAAAAGCTGTAGAACATTTAATATGTCTTTTAAGGGATGACTACTGGCATGTGAGGGAAATAGCAGCAATGTCTCTTGGTTTAATAGGTGATAAACGCGCAGTTGAACCTATTATTCAGGCATTAAAAGATGGATGTCTAAACGTTAAATGTGAAGTTGTGGATGTTTTAGGAGATTTAGGTGATAAAAAGGCTGTAGAGCCGTTAATGGAAATATTAAATGAAAAGGATTACCTTTTAAGGGCATGTACTGTAAATTCTTTAGGTAAGCTCGGAGATGATAAGGCAATAGTGTCTCTGGCAAAAACATTAAACGACGAAAACTATTTTGTAAGGGTTCATGCAGCTAATGCTCTTGGAATGATTGGGAGTGAATCAGCACTTCCTTATCTTGAATCTTCCCTGGAAAATTCAAAAGGTGAATCCCAGGAATTCGAAAATGCTCTTAAAAATGCAATTGAAAAGATAAAAGCACGTAAATAATTTTTAACATTGATTTTTCCACTTCTAAGTAGTATTGAATAGTAATAAAGCTGTGGAGAAACTGTTTAATGGTATAAGTCTAAATAAAGAATTCTTAATGATTAAATACAGTTTAAACTTTTAAATTTAATTCAGGTGAAATAATGAGTAATGTAAAAGATATGTCACTTGCACCGGAAGGCAAAAAGAAAATAGAATGGGTACAAAGGCACATGCCTGTATTGGAACATATTAAAGTAGAATTTAAAAAGGAAAAGCCATTTAAAGGAATAACCATTGGATCATGCTTGCATCTTGAACCAAAAACAATTAATTTAGGGTTAACACTTCTTGCAGGTGGTGCAGAAGTAGCAATGACTGGATGTAACCCTTTATCTACTCAAGATGATGCTACAGCAGCAGGAGCTTCAATGGGACTTAATATGTATGGCTGGAGAGAAGAGACCAACAAAGAATATTATGAAAATATTAATCGCGTGCTTGACCATGAACCAGACATTATAATCGATGATGGGGCAGATATGATATTTCATTTACACAGGGAAAGGCCCGAACTACTTGAAAATATATTGGGGGCATGTGAAGAAACTACAACTGGAATTCACAGATTAAAAGCCATGGCAAAGGATAATGCGCTCAAATTTCCGGTTATCGCTGTAAATGATGCCTATACAAAGTATTTATTTGATAATAGATATGGGACCGGCCAGTCCACACTTGATGCTATAATGGGCGCAACCAACATCTTAATTGCAGGTAAAACATTTGTGGTTGGTGGATATGGATGGGGTGGTCGTGGAATAGCCATGAGGGCCCATGGGCTTGGTGCAAATGTTATTGTAACAGAAATAGATCCAGTAAGAGCGTTAGAAGCTAAACTTGATGGATTTAGAGTTATGAAAGTCCAGGACGCAGTTAAATATGCAGATATTTTGGTGACAGTCACCGGAAATGTGGATGTTGTAGCAGGAGACAGCTTTAAATACATGAAGGATGGGTGCATTCTTGCAAATTCAGGGCACTTTAATGTGGAGATAAACAGAAATGACCTTGATAAAATGGCTGTCAAACAAAAAAAGATAAAAGGAGACATAGAAGAGTTTGTCATGGAAGATGGAAGAAAGCTGTATCTTCTTGCTGAAGGAAGACTTGTTAATCTGGCATCCGAACGTGGTCAGGGACATCCAGCTG containing:
- a CDS encoding HEAT repeat domain-containing protein — encoded protein: MILEEELEKMRDEKDIKGLIRALNDDDPKSRENAAYILADLGDKSAVDALLGVLNDDSWPVRKAASLALGRIRDEKAVEHLICLLRDDYWHVREIAAMSLGLIGDKRAVEPIIQALKDGCLNVKCEVVDVLGDLGDKKAVEPLMEILNEKDYLLRACTVNSLGKLGDDKAIVSLAKTLNDENYFVRVHAANALGMIGSESALPYLESSLENSKGESQEFENALKNAIEKIKARK
- the ahcY gene encoding adenosylhomocysteinase, with the translated sequence MSNVKDMSLAPEGKKKIEWVQRHMPVLEHIKVEFKKEKPFKGITIGSCLHLEPKTINLGLTLLAGGAEVAMTGCNPLSTQDDATAAGASMGLNMYGWREETNKEYYENINRVLDHEPDIIIDDGADMIFHLHRERPELLENILGACEETTTGIHRLKAMAKDNALKFPVIAVNDAYTKYLFDNRYGTGQSTLDAIMGATNILIAGKTFVVGGYGWGGRGIAMRAHGLGANVIVTEIDPVRALEAKLDGFRVMKVQDAVKYADILVTVTGNVDVVAGDSFKYMKDGCILANSGHFNVEINRNDLDKMAVKQKKIKGDIEEFVMEDGRKLYLLAEGRLVNLASERGQGHPAEIMDMSFALQSQSAKYLLESKLENDVYVVPEEIDRNVAELKLKAMNIEIDSLTRRQINYLENWEEGT